A single genomic interval of Armigeres subalbatus isolate Guangzhou_Male chromosome 1, GZ_Asu_2, whole genome shotgun sequence harbors:
- the LOC134206604 gene encoding uncharacterized protein LOC134206604: MLSSRLDSTTRRDWEEYSSTLQNVTFKQLTAFIQRRVNVLQSINHKVQEFTMSSSAKKPIAARPIASHGASQYNPRKCILCSEHHPLYMCSTFSKMSIEDKEKEIRRHQLCRNCLRRGHLSRECPSNNTCRRCKARHHTQLCDKESSNSTLRACEVPPTRTTTSQASNEQPSTSASATYSQPASYSSTGRKHVRVILATALVHVIDDNGTSHVARALLDSGSECCFASESFSQRLKVQRKKVSILIAGIGQSTTQAKHKFSSTIRSRISSYSTSAEFLVLSKVTANLPSTTLDISSWEIPPEVQLADPSFRTSNTIDIVIEGRYIVRLPLKDDVIINLGENRRTAVRRFHLVESRLLRDHRLGQQYRDFMKEYYELGHMKRVEHNENSICPTYYLPHHAVVREDSTTTKVRVVYDASCKTSSGLGQSYKTI; this comes from the exons ATGTTGAGCAGTCGTTTGGATTCTACAACACGAAGAGATTGGGAGGAATACTCGTCTACTCTCCAGAACGTTACATTCAAGCAACTAACCGCCTTCATTCAGAGAAGAGTCAACGTACTGCAGAGTATCAACCACAAGGTTCAGGAGTTCACTATGTCATCGTCAGCAAAGAAACCCATCGCCGCACGTCCGATTGCAAGTCATGGAGCATCTCAATATAATCCCAGAAAATGCATTTTATGTTCCGAGCATCATCCACTGTACATGTGTTCGACATTTTCGAAAATGAGCATAGAAGACAAGGAGAAGGAAATTCGTCGTCACCAACTCTGTAGAAACTGTTTGCGTAGAGGTCACCTGAGCAGAGAATGTCCGTCCAACAACACCTGTCGTCGTTGCAAAGCCCGCCATCATACTCAATTGTGCGATAAGGAATCGTCAAATTCAACTCTGAGGGCGTGTGAGGTCCCACCGACCAGAACAACTACTTCTCAAGCTTCAAATGAGCAACCTTCAACTTCCGCTTCCGCAACGTACAGTCAACCGGCAAGCTATTCCTCTACGGGACGCAAGCACGTGCGCGTCATTTTGGCCACAGCACTTGTTCATGTGATTGACGACAATGGTACCTCTCACGTTGCTAGAGCTCTTCTGGATTCTGGAAGCGAATGCTGTTTCGCCTCGGAGTCATTTTCTCAACGTCTAAAGGTGCAACGCAAGAAGGTGTCCATCCTGATCGCTGGTATCGGCCAATCGACAACGCAAGCCAAGCACAAATTCTCGTCTACCATACGGTCTCGAATCAGTAGCTACTCCACCTCTGCCGAATTTCTTGTGCTTTCCAAAGTAACGGCCAATCTACCATCTACTACATTGGACATTTCATCTTGGGAAATACCGCCTGAAGTTCAATTAGCTGATCCGTCATTCCGCACCAGTAACACAATCGATATTGTGATTG AAGGTAGATACATTGTACGTTTACCACTGAAGGATGACGTCATCATAAATCTCGGCGAAAACCGACGCACCGCTGTCCGTCGCTTCCATTTAGTTGAATCACGTCTGCTGCGAGATCATCGTTTGGGGCAACAATACAGAGATTTCATGAAGGAGTACTACGAGTTAGGGCATATGAAACGTGTTGAACATAATGAGAATTCGATTTGCCCCACTTATTATCTTCCACACCACGCCGTTGTTCGCGAGGATAGCACCACGACAAAGGTACGTGTCGTCTACGATGCATCATGCAAAACAAGCAGCGGGTTGGGCCAATCGTACAAGACGATTTAA
- the LOC134206605 gene encoding uncharacterized protein LOC134206605 — protein sequence MLIADIKQMYRQVLVDVRDTPLQRIVWREAPDLTLETYELQTVTYGTASAPFLATRVLRQLADDEQRDFPEAAEVLRKDFYVDDLFSGGNNVPETINLRKQLQSLLKRGGFMLRKWASNEPAVLEGIPEEDKALRQSPTADVLRYNVKLPQSEPTEKLTKRLALSYIAQLFDPLGLVGPVVTTAKLFMQALWTLRNNNGDIWSWDEELPATVQKQWRSYHQQLPLLNQLKIDRFVLCNNAVSLQLHLFSDASEQAYGASAYLRTENAAGLVKVSLLSAKSKVAPLKKQSIPPGDTYLANKIRLIAFLEVPQPNSFSIVIYGGADLRWLQQDSSSWPDSFQANSNIQTEYETRKTPKTTFSASTEEVFIDWYVMLRVTAYCKRFLRNCRFKYQIRPSAYVITAEEKGEAEITLLRLVQQTTYPKEWQQLQQGKPISVKSRLKWFHPILDSNNLIRIGGRLNRSQQTYDSKHQIILPSSSPLSVLLVRQYHEEHLHAAPQLLLSILRLRYWVTGARNLARKVFHNCIICCRSRPTRLEQFMSELPSARITVSRPFSTTGIFYWGPIFVQSTQRRSTPRKAFVAVFVCFCTKAVHLELVVDLTTAKFLQAFRRFVSRRGLCSDIYSDNGRNFVGAANELRQLIRSKDHREQVGKECAHYNIRWHFNPPKASHFGGLWEAAIQSAQKHFVRTLGKQTLAYDDMETLLSQIECCLNSRPLVPLSDDPTDLEPLTPGHFLVGSALKAVPDVDVTEIPFNRLKKWQQTQKLVQQIWNRWNREYLITLQPRSKWCNPPGPARSVDG from the exons ATGCTAATAGCGGACATAAAGCAGATGTATCGGCAAGTTTTGGTGGACGTACGCGACACACCACTACAACGTATTGTCTGGAGGGAAGCTCCTGATCTCACACTTGAAACCTATGAACTACAAACCGTTACTTACGGAACTGCCAGTGCACCCTTTCTTGCAACACGGGTCCTACGACAACTAGCCGACGATGAACAACGGGATTTTCCGGAGGCAGCAGAAGTCCTACGAAAGGACTTTTATGTTGACGACCTTTTCTCTGGCGGTAACAACGTACCAGAAACCATCAACCTTCGGAAGCAACTTCAGTCGTTACTAAAAAGAGGTGGTTTCATGCTGCGAAAGTGGGCCTCAAATGAACCAGCAGTTCTAGAAGGTATTCCAGAAGAGGACAAAGCTCTACGACAATCA CCTACCGCCGATGTGCTAAGATACAACGTAAAACTACCACAGTCAGAACCAACGGAAAAGCTTACAAAACGCCTCGCTCTCTCGTACATCGCACAGCTGTTCGACCCACTGGGCTTGGTGGGTCCCGTCGTTACTACTGCCAAATTGTTCATGCAGGCCTTATGGACCCTTAGGAATAACAACGGAGACATTTGGAGCTGGGATGAGGAGCTTCCAGCAACAGTACAAAAACAGTGGCGATCTTATCATCAACAGCTTCCTCTTTTGAACCAACTTAAAATCGATCGTTTCGTCTTGTGCAACAATGCCGTGTCACTACAATTACACCTCTTCTCGGATGCGTCGGAACAAGCTTACGGTGCATCGGCTTATCTGCGAACAGAAAACGCTGCCGGACTTGTCAAGGTTTCATTACTTTCCGCCAAATCAAAGGTTGCTCCcttgaaaaagcagagcattcCAC CTGGAGACACGTATCTGGCGAACAAAATCCGGCTGATTGCCTTTCTCGAGGTACCACAGCCGAATTCCTTCTCAATAGTGATCTATGGTGGTGCGGACCTCCGCTGGCTGCAACAGGACTCTTCGAGCTGGCCCGACTCTTTTCAAGCTAATTCCAATATTCAAACCGAGTATGAGACCCGAAAAACTCCAAAGACGACGTTTTCAGCGTCGACAGAAGAAGTTTTCATCGATTGGTACGTCATGCTGAGAGTGACCGCCTACTGCAAACGTTTTCTTCGAAACTGTCGGTTCAAATATCAGATTCGTCCTTCAGCATACGTCATAACTGCAGAAGAAAAAGGAGAAGCTGAAATAACACTGCTCAGATTGGTACAACAAACGACATATCCTAAGGAATGGCAACAACTTCAACAAGGGAAACCGATCTCTGTGAAATCTCGTCTAAAATGGTTCCATCCTATACTCGATTCCAACAACCTGATCCGTATTGGTGGACGACTCAATCGATCTCAACAGACTTACGATAGCAAGCACCAAATCATTCTTCCTTCGTCTTCTCCGCTTTCTGTCCTGTTAGTGCGACAATACCACGAAGAACATTTGCACGCCGCCCCTCAGCTGCTGTTGAGTATACTGCGCCTCCGGTATTGGGTCACGGGGGCCAGAAATCTGGCCCGAAAAGTCTTCCATAACTGCATCATCTGTTGCCGATCTCGTCCTACACGCCTTGAGCAATTCATGTCGGAACTACCTTCCGCACGAATCACAGTTTCACGGCCATTCTCGACTACTGGTATATTCTACTGGGGACCAATCTTCGTTCAGTCAACACAACGACGATCAACGCCACGGAAAGCATTTGTTGCAGTATTCGTCTGCTTTTGTACAAAAGCCGTCCACCTCGAACTAGTTGTCGACCTTACTACAGCCAAATTCCTCCAAGCTTTTCGGCGGTTTGTCTCCCGGCGAGGGCTGTGCTCTGATATCTACAGCGATAATGGACGAAACTTTGTGGGAGCGGCTAACGAATTACGTCAACTGATAAGGAGCAAAGATCATCGCGAGCAAGTTGGAAAAGAATGTGCGCACTACAACATCCGATGGCACTTCAATCCTCCCAAGGCATCCCACTTTGGTGGCCTCTGGGAGGCTGCAATCCAATCAGCGCAGAAGCATTTTGTCCGAACCTTGGGAAAACAAACCCTGGCTTATGACGACATGGAGACATTATTATCCCAGATCGAATGCTGCCTTAATTCGAGACCACTCGTACCTCTCAGCGACGACCCCACGGATCTAGAACCACTCACTCCCGGACACTTTCTGGTGGGTTCTGCTCTTAAAGCTGTACCTGATGTGGATGTCACGGAGATTCCTTTCAACCGTTTGAAGAAGTGGCAGCAGACACAGAAGCTCGTTCAACAAATTTGGAATCGATGGAATAGAGAGTATCTCATCACTCTGCAGCCGCGATCGAAATGGTGCAACCCTCCGGGACCAGCTCGTAGTGTTGATGGATGA
- the LOC134206607 gene encoding uncharacterized protein LOC134206607 has protein sequence MKYNQLRVVRAPVNQTPCSPGIAGLTLTLGWLASVVQKKTKKSRSKIDERQKITKRSVKKKGEALVVKISEEGYLEVLRTIRTAPELKDFGADVQRIRRTRAGDMIFELKKDSKNKSSSYKELTEKVVGDKAQVRAMTPEACLQCVDLDEITTADEVTTAMKEQLELGDVDITIRLRRGPSGTQIAAIKLPADAADKALRIGRIKVGWSVCSLSLSQQPEVCFRCQEFGHLARNCKGPDRSKLCRRCGEEGHKAQSCKKPPKCQICRSDERRDHVTGGQKCPAFKQAMSTPAVAICEDSKCDVAIISDPYRIPPGNGNWVADEAGTAAICTVGRYPYQEIVYRAAEGFVIAKVNGIYICSCYAPPRWTIDQFNRMLDKVAEELIDRRPVVIAGDFNAWAVEWGSRCTNPRGWSLLEAFARLNVDLINKGSTSTYRRDGRESIIDVTFCSPALARNTNWRVCEDYTHSDHQAVLYCVGGRVHSEPRESSIKERKWKTESFDKDVFAEAMRFERNLQNLSPDELVAALTRACDATMPRKVQPRYARRQIYWWNETIAELRRSCFRARRRMQRARSDVEREDRRPVFRAAKAALKKEIRLSKAACMKELCHNANANPWGDAYRVAMAKIKGPAIPLERSPEKLKAIIEGLFPYHEAPVWPPTPYGEANTSRDEARVTNLELVTAAKSLKTNKAPGLDELHRRRKVSKVLETAKVSTDAEAGAGPQLTPSGQSSKQLKQPRSKREGETVTALW, from the exons GTGGTCCAAAAGAAGACGAAAAAGAGCCGCAGCAAAATAGATGAGCGGCAAAAAATCACCAAGAGAAGCGTGAAGAAGAAGGGCGAAGCACTGGTGGTGAAGATTAGCGAGGAAGGGTATTTGGAGGTCCTGCGAACAATAAGGACAGCTCCGGAATTGAAGGACTTTGGCGCAGATGTACAGAGAATCAGGCGCACACGGGCGGGTGACATGATCTTTGAGCTGAAAAAGGACTCCAAGAATAAGAGCTCATCATATAAGGAGCTAACGGAGAAGGTGGTTGGCGATAAGGCACAGGTGAGAGCGATGACGCCTGAAGCGTGCCTCCAATGTGTGGACCTGGATGAAATTACCACGGCGGACGAGGTAACTACCGCAATGAAGGAGCAACTCGAGTTGGGCGATGTTGACATAACAATCCGACTAAGAAGGGGTCCATCGGGCACGCAGATCGCTGCTATAAAACTTCCGGCAGATGCTGCTGACAAAGCACTGCGAATCGGCAGAATAAAAGTCGGTTGGTCGGTGTGTTCGTTGAGCCTCTCTCAGCAACCAGAGGTGTGCTTCAGGTGCCAAGAGTTTGGCCACCTGGCACGGAACTGCAAGGGCCCTGATAGgtcaaaactttgtagaagatgcgGTGAAGAAGGTCATAAGGCACAAAGCTGCAAAAAGCCACCGAAATGCCAGATCTGTAGAAGCGATGAGCGCAGAGACCATGTTACTggtggtcaaaaatgtccagCGTTCAAACAGGCGATGTCAA CACCTGCTGTGGCAATCTGCGAGGATTCGAAATGCGACGTTGCAATCATCTCTGATCCATACCGGATCCCACCAGGAAACGGTAATTGGGTAGCGGATGAAGCAGGAACCGCCGCTATATGTACGGTAGGAAGATACCCATACCAAGAAATTGTGTATCGCGCAGCTGAAGGCTTCGTGATCGCCAAAGTTAACGGAATCTATatatgtagctgctacgcaccgcCACGTTGGACGATTGATCAGTTCAACCGGATGCTGGATAAGGTAGCAGAGGAACTTATCGACAGGAGGCCAGTCGTCATTGCTGGGGACTTCAACGCCTGGGCAGTAGAGTGGGGCAGTCGTTGCACTAACCCTAGAGGTTGGAGTCTACTAGAAGCATTTGCCAGGCTCAATGTAGACTTGATTAATAAAGGTTCGACGAGCACATATCGAAGGGATGGCAGAGAGTCCATCATTGATGTTACCTTCTGCAGTCCTGCCTTAGCAAGGAACACGAACTGGAGAGTCTGCGAGGACTATACGCATAGCGACCATCAAGCGGTCCTGTATTGTGTCGGAGGGAGGGTACACTCGGAACCACGCGAGAGCAGTATCAAGGAGCGAAAGTGGAAGACAGAATCCTTTGACAAGGATGTGTTTGCGGAAGCAATGCGATTCGAGCGCAATCTTCAAAATCTGAGTCCAGACGAGCTGGTTGCAGCATTGACCCGAGCCTGCGATGCAACCATGCCGAGAAAGGTACAGCCACGGTATGCACGTAGGCAAATCTATTGGTGGAATGAAACGATCGCAGAACTCCGTCGTAGCTGTTTTCGAGCAAGGAGGAGGATGCAGAGAGCCCGCAGCGATGTAGAAAGAGAAGACCGCAGACCAGTGTTTAGGGCGGCCAAAGCCGCTCTTAAAAAGGAAATTAGGCTCAGTAAGGCAGCTTGCATGAAAGAGCTCTGCCACAACGCGAATGCAAACCCAtggggggatgcatacaggGTCGCTATGGCTAAGATTAAAGGCCCAGCGATACCGCTAGAGAGGAGCCCAGAAAAACTCAAAGCAATTATTGAGGGACTGTTTCCGTATCACGAAGCACCAGTCTGGCCTCCCACACCTTATGGTGAGGCCAACACCAGCAGAGATGAAGCCCGTGTCACTAACCTCGAACTAGTTACGGCAGCAAAAAGCCTAAAAACTAATAAGGCTCCGGGACTAGATG AATTGCATAGACGAAGGAAAGTTTCCAAGGTGCTGGAAACGGCAAAAGTTAGTACGGATGCCGAAGCAGG AGCAGGTCCACAGTTGACGCCATCCGGACAGTCGTCGAAGCAGCTGAAGCAGCCAAGAAGCAAAAGAGAAGGGGAAACCGTTACTGCGCTGTGGTAA